One region of Glycine max cultivar Williams 82 chromosome 9, Glycine_max_v4.0, whole genome shotgun sequence genomic DNA includes:
- the LOC100819051 gene encoding proteasome subunit alpha type-1-B encodes MFRNQYDTDVTTWSPAGRLFQVEYAMEAVKQGSAAIGLRSKTHVVLACVNKANSELSSHQKKIFKVDNHIGVAIAGLTADGRVLSRYMRSECINYNYTYESPLPVGRLVVQLADKAQVCTQRSWKRPYGVGLLVAGLDESGAHLYYNCPSGNYFEYQAFAIGSRSQAAKTYLERRFENFVGSSREDLIKDALIATRESLQGEKLRSSVCTIAVVGVGEPFHILDQETVQQLIDTFEIVKEEEAAPAEEEAQPAAEQDAPTDPGAAAADQGGGAAAVDQGGSPMDI; translated from the exons ATGTTCAGAAACCAGTATGACACGGACGTGACGACATGGAGCCCGGCGGGGAGGCTGTTCCAGGTGGAGTACGCGATGGAGGCGGTGAAGCAGGGCTCGGCTGCGATAGGGCTCCGATCCAAGACCCACGTGGTCCTCGCATGCGTCAACAAGGCTAACTCCGAACTTTCATCGCACCAGAAGAAGATCTTCAAGGTCGACAACCACATCGGCGTCGCCATCGCCGGCCTCACCGCCGACGGCCGCGTCCTCTCCCGCTACATGCGATCCGAGTGCATCAACTATAACTACACCTACGAGTCACCGCTCCCCGTAGGGAGACTCGTCGTTCAGCTCGCCGATAAGGCTCAG GTTTGCACCCAGCGGTCATGGAAACGGCCTTATGGAGTTGGACTCCTGGTAGCTGGATTAGATGAATCGGGAGCTCACCTCTATTACAACTGTCCCAGTGGAAACTATTTTGAATATCAGGCTTTTGCTATTGGGTCTCGCTCTCAAGCTGCAAAGACATATTTGGAACGCAGGTTTGAGAATTTTGTGGGCTCTTCACGAGAAGATCTGATCAAAGATGCACTTATTGCAACTAGGGAGTCCTTGCAAGGTGAAAAACTCAGGAGTTCTGTGTGCACAATTGCTGTGGTTGGTGTTGGTGAGCCATTCCACATTTTGGATCAGGAAACTGTTCAACAGTTGATTGATACTTTTGAGATTGTGAAGGAGGAAGAAGCTGCTCCAGCTGAAGAAGAAGCTCAGCCAGCAGCCGAACAGGATGCTCCAACAGATCCAGGTGCTGCTGCTGCAGATCAAGGTGGTGGTGCTGCTGCTGTAGACCAAGGTGGTTCTCCTATGGACAtctga